From Scomber scombrus chromosome 9, fScoSco1.1, whole genome shotgun sequence, one genomic window encodes:
- the atl3 gene encoding atlastin-3, whose protein sequence is MGSEPGPVQVVTVCKEDHSFALDTEALARILLAPEVRDKHVVVLSVAGAFRKGKSFLLDFMLRYMYRKDDENWLGKDDEPLTGFSWRGGSEPETTGIQLWSEVFPVQRSDGTEVAVVLMDTQGAFDDQSTVKDCATIFALSTMTSSVQIYNLSQNIQEDDLQQLQLFTEYGRLAMDEIFLKPFQSLMFVIRDWSFPYEYTYGFKGGKEFLDKRLQVKEAQHEELQTVREHIHSCFTNISCFLLPHPGLKVATHPAFRGQLEDVAPEFKEQLQSLIPKLLHPDRLAEKEINGNKVTCRGLLEFFKAYIKIYQGEDLPQPKTMLMATAEANNLAAVATAKDEYYKNMEKVCGGDLPYVSPDSLEDKHQFNSRGALHTFSSTKKMGGQEFCDRYQAQLEKELEEMWQSFSKHNESKNLFSAFRTPAVLFVLVCLLYVVSGVFLFVGLSTFALVCDCSLGVVMMAILTWAFIRYSGRYRTVGGAIDQAAGVVLEQATVALNKSRGTSIVEHKKSS, encoded by the exons ATGGGGAGTGAACCAGGCCCAGTTCAGGTCGTCACAGTGTGTAAGGAGGATCACTCCTTTGCGTTGGACACTGAGGCTTTGGCTCGGATTCTGTTGGCACCTGAAGTCCGAGATAAGCATGTAGTGGTGCTGTCGGTGGCTGGAGCCTTCAGGAAGGGGAAGAGCTTCCTGCTTGATTTCATGCTCCGTTATATGTACAGAAAG GATGATGAAAACTGGCTGGGTAAGGACGATGAGCCGCTGACAGGGTTTTCATGGAGGGGAGGTTCAGAACCAGAGACAACTGGCATCCAGCTGTGGAGCGAAGTTTTCCCCGTCCAAAGGAGTGATGGAACAGAG GTGGCGGTAGTGTTGATGGATACTCAGGGAGCGTTTGATGACCAGTCCACTGTGAAGGACTGTGCCACCATCTTTGCCCTCAGCACCATGACCAGCTCAGTACAG ATCTACAATCTGTCACAGAACATACAAGAGGACGATCTGCAACAGCTACAG ctGTTCACAGAGTACGGCCGTCTTGCCATGGATGAAATCTTTCTGAAGCCATTTCAG TCTTTGATGTTTGTAATCAGGGATTGGAGTTTTCCCTATGAATACACCTACGGGTTTAAAGGAGGCAAGGAATTCCTGGATAAACGGTTACAG GTTAAGGAGGCGCAACATGAGGAGCTGCAAACAGTGAGGGAGCACATCCATTCATGCTTcaccaacatttcctgcttcttGTTACCTCACCCTGGGTTAAAGGTTGCCACCCACCCTGCTTTTCGGGGACAACTTGAAG ATGTGGCGCCGGAGTTTAAAGAGCAGCTGCAGAGTTTAATCCCCAAACTGCTGCACCCAGACAGACTGGCTGAGAaagaaataaatggaaacaaagTTACCTGCAGGGGCCTGCTCGAGTTCTTCAAG GCTTACATCAAGATTTACCAGGGAGAAGACTTGCCACAGCCAAAGACTATGCTCATG GCTACAGCAGAGGCCAATAACCTGGCAGCCGTGGCAACAGCCAAAGATGAATACTACAAAAACATGGAGAAG GTGTGTGGAGGAGACCTGCCCTATGTGTCTCCTGACTCTCTGGAGGACAAGCATCAGTTTAACTCCCGAGGAGCTCTTCACACCTTCTCCTCGACCAAGAAGATGGGCGGACAAGAGTTTTGTGACCGTTACCAAGCACAGCTGGAAAAGGAGCTGGAGGAAATGTGGCAGTCTTTCAGCAAGCATAACGAG tcaaaaaatcTCTTCAGCGCTTTCCGGACCCCTGCAGTgctgtttgtgcttgtgtgccTCCTCTACGTGGTTTCAGGTGTGTTTCTCTTCGTCGGCCTGTCTACCTTTGCCCTGGTGTGTGACTGCAGTCTGGGCGTGGTCATGATGGCCATACTGACGTGGGCCTTCATCCGCTACTCCGGTCGGTATCGGACTGTAGGAGGAGCCATTGATCAGGCAGCAGGTGTTGTCCTGGAGCAG GCCACGGTGGCGTTAAACAAGTCGAGAGGAACAAGCATCGTAGAACACAAGAAATCCAGTTAG
- the cfl1 gene encoding cofilin-1, translating to MASGVKVTDEVIAVFNDMKVRKAQANEDEKRRRKKAILFCLSKDLKNIVLDEGKEILLGDLGTTVQDPYQHFVKMLPPDDCRYALYDATYETKETKKEDLVFIFWAPDSAPLKSKMIYASSKDAIKRKFEGIKHEWQVNGLEDLKDRHTLAEKLGGSSVISLEGSPI from the exons ATG GCCTCCGGTGTGAAAGTCACAGATGAAGTTATCGCAGTCTTCAATGACATGAAGGTGCGTAAGGCTCAGGCGAACGAGGacgagaagagaaggaggaagaaggccATTCTCTTCTGCTTGAGCAAGGACCTCAAGAACATTGTTCTGGATGAAGGCAAAGAAATCCTGCTGGGTGACTTGGGAACCACCGTCCAGGACCCCTACCAGCACTTTGTGAAGATGCTGCCCCCAGACGACTGCCGCTACGCCCTGTATGACGCCACCTACGAGaccaaagaaacaaagaaggaggacCTGGTCTTTATCTTCTG GGCTCCAGATAGTGCCCCCTTGAAGAGCAAGATGATCTATGCCAGCTCAAAAGATGCTATCAAGAGAAAATTTGAAG gAATCAAGCACGAGTGGCAGGTGAATGGTTTGGAAGACCTCAAAGACCGGCACACCCTCGCGGAAAAGCTCGGCGGCTCGTCAGTAATCAGCCTGGAAGGATCCCCTATATAA